The genomic stretch TTCGTAtgtatttttgaatttttgtattttttctgtttgacTGCGCAAGGGTAATGAGAGAGAGGAACCTGAGCAAGCGCAGCAGTATTCCTGCAAAGCTTTGCTGCCGTTCCACATTTTCACAGTGTTCTGTTCCTCAGAGTCATGACATTCTGTAAACAGTTGCTGCTCGAGACGGAACTAAAAAGCGGAGCTACTACAACATTAGGAACTAATATTAGTACaacatatattcatatatatatatatatttattttttttgcatattctgtgtgtgtgtgtgtgagttgtgtttgtgttgtgtgtgtgcgacACGTGAGCGAAATTTGTCGGTATTGTTTTTGAGGCATGATTGTCAATATGCCTGTCAATAGCGGTGCAACGGTTAGCGGCATTCTAACTCAAAATTCTAGTAACAATAATCCGCAAGGTCAATGTGATTATAGTTTTTTAAAACGAAAATGTGAAATAGATTTggaacatcagcagcagcaacaacaacaacagcaagtgGTGtcagctacaacaacaacgactgcaacggcaacagcaacagcaacagcaacaacgacgACCACAGCAACACCCTATGATAATCAGCAAATCGAAACGAATCCTTGGAAGAAACGTCTGGTGGAATACGATACCGGCTCTGGCAACGATTTGGTTGGCTATCATCTTCAACTCGATGCACCAGTTTCACGTGGCGGCTCATCGTCGTCGTTTATCAATGACCTGTTCGCCTATGATAATACTCTATTAGTGCCCAGTGCTTCGTATCCCAGTGCGCCGAGTATTGATGATTCAactggcggtggtggtggtggtggtgtggttgttggtgttggtgttggtgttgggcCAGAATCCTGGCAAACGGGCGAGCTACTAGAACTCGATCATCGTTATAATTCTGGCCTACAGACATCATCgacatcgtcgtcatcatcgttAAATGCTTCCCTGCCCGCGTTACCGGTGGCAGCAACGCCTGTGACACCTCCACCATTAGCTAGTCAAACCACATCCACTACATCCACAACAAATCCATCGTCGTCGCAAATCCAGGTTCAGGCTTCAAGCCAGAATCAAAGTTTTCTAGTTCCTCAAAAGCAAATGCCCTCGGGTCGGAGACGCATTTCACTGAATTCGATGGCCACCACCGCTACCAGCGAGTCGGAACCGGATTTCGAGGACAAGAATCTATCATGGCTGCTCAATTTTAAGTTCGATGAGTTTCCACATCTGTCGCCGGATGTTGGTCGAGTCCatggccatcatcatcatcccaATGCCAATGTTACGGATATAACCACTAATGCCGGCATTGGAACTCAACCCAATAGTACATCGCCGTGTAGCTCAAATTCACCCACATCCGTATCGGTGTCAGCCTCCAGTTGCGGTTCCATGAtcgaacagcagcaacatcaacgtCCCCGTTCTCCCAAAAGCTGTTCGAGCTTAGCCCAAAACACTTCTCTAGGATTAGTTGGCGGAGTTAGCAATACCAATGGGGGAGGCtgcggcggtggcggtggcggtgcTGGTGCAGTTGGTGGTTGTGCGGCAGTTGTGGTAACCAATAAAACGGGACGCAAATTTGAGGAACTTGTGATGGAAGTGACCTCAGAACTAGATGGCAACGATATGATTGTGGCTGAGCATGTTGTGGTTGAGGACACCACTTCCAAGGCGTAAGTAAAGATTCTCATTGATCTAAAAACTTGACAAGTGATTCCCAAAAAGTATCAGAAAGGGATCCACATAAAAGCACAATAATAAAATGCTTAAGAGCCTCTTTAGAATCATATTCTTAAGAAGTTTAAATACCCTGAAATTGGTCAGTCTGTCCTTCTGAATATAAACCTTTTGGAAATCTTAGAAATCTTGCCATAAAGAATCATTTTATTAAGAATTTTAAACATCAATTTTTGGTTATTCTACCTACTTTTTAttaacataaatttatttctttttctatttgcTTGCGCTCTTtccttctctgtctctctctctctctctctcgctgtctCGCTGTCTCGTTCGCGCCACCTAATCGATGCCAACCATCCCCACATGGCCCATCCAATCTGAATACACCGAAATTACTCCACCCACCCAACGAATCGGGAACCACCACCGCAAAACAAGCAGGCCAAAGAAACCACCGTTTACATACACGGAACTCATCGAATACGCCCTCGAGGATAAGGGTGAACTGACGGTGTCGGGTATATATCAATGGATCTCGTAAGTACACACCACCCACTAAGCCTGTTCATTACTCTTGCACCCCCCAAATGGGTGGGCGCCATTTTGATTGTGGACTGACAGCCGGATGCGAATCCATGTAAAATCTTAGGCATTTCTTTGGGCcatttgaattaaaaaaatgcCAACAAGCAATTTACAAATGCGGTGCCAAAGTGAACATCACAACTTTATTTATTGCCATTTGCAGAggtgttgttattgttgttgttagtatCGGAAATAGTTTATAATCCATTCAACAAGTTGAACGACACATAGCTATCTGCAGAATAATGAagtttatttataatgaaCGTTGCTAAAAAcgttttaaaaatcaaaatcttAGAGTTAATGCTTAAAATAACTTTCACAATTAACTCAAATTAACATAGTCTAAGAGTATTGATAGAGGAATACCCTTAAATCGTTTTAAACAGATTGCATTGTAAAAGGGTAAAGAAAGATAGACATGAGTCATGTATATTTTCGAAaccaatgaaatatttgtcaGTTGGAACCTTGTAAAGGATGTAATTGCCTATGCGCAGTAAAATTCGCTAATTACAGctcaaaagtatgctacaaaaaatgtacatattttCCATCAAAAATCTGCAAAAAATGCAGAAACTCACAAAATCCTTGATTATACGCAAATGGTCTAAAAATTCTTTGAAATCTCTTGGAAATTATGTATGTCCTAAATTCTCAAACGACTTGTgactattttttaattaagttaattTTAGAAAGTAAATTTAGTGATTTTTTGTAATCGGCGGAAAATAGGTGGAATcactaaattttatttcaaaaatatcttaaatattttcaaataatcctaaaattttgtcaattttcAACCGGTTttctaaatttatttattagtttCCTTACTACAATCTTTGAGTTTGCATTAAAGCTTCGAAAACTACTTTTTGTCCAATATTCTTAAACAATCATGATGtactttggtttttttcaatcaaatcaaatcgtGTCGAAATTATTGACAAAAAATTTATACGTAAAAATcctaaaaaaaacattattttgattttgattaatGTTCTAACTTTCACATTGGAAAGTAATCTTGTACTAacttttacttatttttttttaggctTAATATGTGTACACAAATTAAAATCTTCCTGAAATGTTGAGGTTATTTGGAATGACttgaatttatatttgtagtttttttatgaaattaaatgaTACTCCCTTGGTAAGCAAACAAGTGCTCTGTTTTCAACCCATtgaacatatatttttttagcgTAGAAGAACATTTCGAGAGCTTAGAAATATGTTTAAAATATACCAAGAATTATACATAGATAAAACAGAATTTGAATAGTAtgtattttataattataatttaatgaCCAACCCAGTTTGAGTTTACCAAAAAATAAGTCCCAAAGTATACACTTAGTTTTTAATaccctctctctatctctctctctctctccatacccaaagaaaaaaatcggAGGTTTTTATGAAtcaaaattttagaaaatttttgtcttttcttagACAGGGATTTTACCTTTCATTCTTTCTTGTTTGCAGGTAGatatgaatttaaaaaccttaaaaatttattgtttcgTTAGTTTTGATTTCTTAAGAATAACCTGTTCATTCTTTAATgtatttcttaaaaatttgaatacaAAAATCCTTAAAAAATTAGTTTTGCTCTTTGTTAGTAGCCAGGTAATCTTTTTTCCAAAGCTTTTTATTCTTATATCTACATACCTACAAAAAGTGTAGCCAAAATTACTGCAATTTCCGAAACACTATAGTACTTTATAATAGTTTTTAATCGATCAGTGACCAATCATTCTTAAGACAAAATTCCAAAGAATGTTCTAACATTATTGAATgtttggttgtttttgttttgaatgtgcaacaaatccaaaaaaaatgcTGATCCTGGCAGAGTGGCCTTTAGCCCAAAAAATTTGAGAAAATTTGACCCAAGATCAAGAAATTTGTTGACTGATAGATGAAGATTACTTCCACAAATCTACAATATGTagatatacttatgtatatatagtttaatCGAAACTGCAGCCCTTTCTCTGTAAACTTCTAATTAAAATCCATTCTGGCTGATTGTAAATGTTTTGATATGTGTGTATAGACATGTATATTTATAGATTTTCCCAATGTGTACGAAATCCAATTTTCTTTCATGTATTTACcaacacatatatacacatatacatatacacaagTTGTAAACTTACAGTCATTACCTAGTTTTCATATCCAAAAAGCTCCTTCTCTGCCTCATCAAAAAGTAAAGGAAGAATATCAATTCAactacaataataaaaaacttttaacaCATTTTTCAAGGTTCATTAATTTGGCCTGGTCCCCATATtccttcacacacacacactaacacagacacacacacattcccTTCACTCTGCGAACTGGCTGCACCTGTAGAGGGAGAGAGGTCGGTGAATGGGGTGGATGAATGGATGGGACGGGATGTCTTCCATAGTAGAATCGTAGAATCAGTGTAAATATTTGAAGCCACAGCTACAAATGTTGCGTGTAAATATCCTATATAAATTTACATGcacatacaaaaacaaaaaataaagaccaAAAACAGCCGAGCAACCCTCAACTCTAGTCCCTAAACCAAACCTttaccccccccccccccatcAACCTCATACCTCCCCCTCTGTTAGCCATCAAACTGTTCATTAAATGTAATGAGCCAGCAGGACCCAATCGAACTTTTTCTGCCGTTTTCCTTCTTCTTGGGGAACTTTTCATTAACCATTCACAAATTTACTTTGTGGGTAAATTGAAGGTGGGGAGTATGGTAAATTTGGGGGAGGGCATGTGGTAGGGGGTAGGGGGTTTATGCCCATGGTCACGTCCTCGCCTGTTCaaggcaaaaaagaaaactgaaaaaacgagaaaaataGCGCCTGCGCCTTGACTTTACCACCAACTTGGGTCACCCACGCGACTTGTGACCCTCGAACCTTCACTTCCTTCTCTCTACACCCTGACAAACTACCTGGTATGCCATGGCAATTGCCCATGAAATTTATACGCTTCacaataattattaattgcaGGAGTTGGGGTTTGGCGGGTTTCGAGGGGGTTGTCTTTCCGGCCTTTCTACACCTTTTACATGCATCAATGCATACATCAGGAGCAATTCAGCTTCGGATCAGGTGTTTGACATGCCCAggcccatgcccatgcccatgcccatgcccatgcccatgcAATTAGATGGATGTGCATAGGGTTGTGGGTTAATGCATTTTAGACCTAACTGGTAGGTGAATTCAATGTCCCTTCCGGTCAATTTGAATTGCATATTGAGTGTTTATTGGATGCGGATCATGCTCGATTGCACAGGACATTGCAGAACCTAAGCATAAAGCGGGGAGTGGGTGGAGAGGGCGCAATGTAATTTTATCAAATTATTGCAAATACATATTATCCATTCCATAAAGGGTTATAATAATCTGAGTTTAAAAATTCTATATTTTATCAAATCAGTTTTTTAGACAATTTTCTAAAATAGTCGCGCACATGATTTGGATAAAGTCCTGTATATCCTAAGACTGGTCTCTTTCAATGCTAGTAGGCCTAAAGTTTTCTATTTTAAGCAAGTTTTACGATTAAGTATTTGAGATATCAACTGATTTCATAATTAAGCAGCTTAAATTTAACCTATACGATAGGGTACTTTCTGTACTTTCCTCTTTCCCCGTCATCTAGTTGTAATTCCCAAccagttttagcgttgaagctATAGAAAGGCTTGAGTgttaaaactagttgggaattatatttgatttgatcTTTGGAATACACTAAACCAATCAAAGCTGACGGAGTTTGAAGTGATACAGAAAATTGcgtattttttgcttttttaaatGCCCATTTTTATTTCTACGTTTTTTTAAGCTTATCACTTTAATCTCATGATATAGCTAAATATTCCATTGGGGGAAACGGGCGGTGAAATGGGCGTGGTTAAAAAacctttttctcttttctttttccatttaaaaactttttcattaaataaatgaaaatcagtacacacacacacacacacacacacacacacacaaaagaagaaaacttcCCTTCTGTGGAATGGCCATAAATCCATAAATTTGATTTACAACGCCAAcaagaacattttttttagaaCAATTTATGCACTGAGTAAAGTAAGTAGAAGCagtatatttacatatatattaattctTACAtacaaacactcacacacacacacacacacacacacacggagagaaatatacatatatatgtacatatataaatgaacTCGAAATAAACCGCCAGAAGTAAAGTAGTTGGCTGTTGCCCAGTCTGGGGCTCCTTGCTCCTAGCCGCCATGTCAAAAATTGAAGCGCTTTACTCCATGCGAGCGAGAAAAAGACAGATAGACAGGGAGAgtgagacaaagagagagagagagagagggagagagagagcgaatcGCAACGAGAGAATCGGTTTGCGTGCCAGGCACACCCTGATACGACCAGCCAACCAACGAACCAGCCAACTAGTCCATCCAGCGACCATTTAGCCTATCAGACAAAATCAAGAACTTTCAAAACGAAGGAGACAGAAACTCAATCATAGACCTCTTGGGCCTCATCAGAGTGGACAGTACGTACTGCCATCCAGATCCTATAAACATGATTTGTCAGTCAATTAACAAACCTTCAAACCTTTTACGTATTAAACATTTGACATATCAtctgattttataattaagCAGCTTAAATTTAGCCATTTACCATAGggaatatatttattttcatgtaTGCAAATTTAACGTGAAGATGGGCTTTCCTCTTTTTTGGCCTAATCTAGTTGTAATTCCCAACCGGTTTTAGCATACAAGTAAGGGGGCTGTATAAATACTTATCACTTCTTAATGTTCAATTCTTTTGTTGAAGCTATTACAACAAGGCAAACGATTTGAAACCGAGTCAGAAATTACAAGAACAGTCCagagttttttttaatgatttaatttaCTATATTATACTGTCTATTCCTGTTTATTAAGATCCTTATGTAATAGGCAGTTGCCTATACATATACtgaaatttgatcaaaatctaAGGACAAGCAATAATTGCTTTAACTTGAAACATTTAGGCGAACGGGAAAGTTCTCTTCAATGAGATTGTCATATTACATACCtccatacacacatacatacatacataccaatGTATGTGTCAATTGTAGTGGGTCCTGGCCTATCTACCCTGTATACATGTATGTTTCAGGGTACATTAGTTATCCCTTGAGAGTAAAAGTACTTAGTTAGCATTGCCGTTTAGTTAGTCATAATTGTCTCATCGAGTTATTGACTAAAGTTGAAtcaattcaatattaaaatgACTTAAAGACAGATAAAGATATAGGGTATTTTGAATTCGGTATCTTGAAATTCgaattaaacattttattgCCATAAAACTGAAACCGAAACTGAAATTCATATCCGACCCACAactttacacatacatatatgcatatattatTATAACCATTACAGAGAGCGGGACGTAAAACGTCGGCTGGGGGGTCGGGGGATGACGGAGAGGTGGGTGGACTATCGCAAGAGTAGATTGGGGATGGTGTCTTTAGGATAATGAAGCACCAAAAAAACTGGGGGCATGCCGTGTATTTCGACAATTCATTCCACACAACATAGAACGAAGTcagtcattcaattcattgacAATGATGACGACGTTGATAgcggatatatatgtatgtatatgtgtgtgtgtttttttctcttctcttcttctttttcgcTATACTAACTTTGGTAGTTCCATCCAAGCATTCATTTCCCATTCCCATTGTAAAGCAATGTTGACAATTCGACAAGTGCGACAGGCCAGCACGAGAATCGTGAAGGAGGAGTTGAGGGTTCCAGAGGGTTGGGGGAGGGCTAAtacacatttatatacacatacataccaacaacatatatttatatgaacGTTTAGGCCCATCGATTTGGGTGCTGCATGTGATTAAACCCTCCTAGACATGCAGTTCTACTATAAACTATCGAAAAATTGTATCCATTCAAAAGGCAATATTTTCTGAAAATGTTCAAGTACTTTTTTGAGAAATCAAAACGCAAAGTGGGTGGTCGTGGTGGTGGTGTATCCACGTCTTGAAGTTCTTAAAAATGCCTAAAAATTAGATAAATCAGAAGCCAATTGTACCTACCTGCCTACTCGTTTAATAAGGGTTTTGTCAAAATTTTGGTGGAAAATTAAGCTTCTCCAGACTCGGACTTGTATACTATAGACAGTTAAATATAGTGgataaatatgtacatttacATACGTATCCTATCAGTTTACTTTTTCCCTTGAAAACCTCATTCAATCCTTCAGTCCAATCAAAAATGATGTTGAAAAAATGTTTACTTAAACGTTTCATTTATATCCAGTTCTTAAGAGCCCTATACTGCTTTCGTATGATATAGACAAAgattttttcaatataaattttttttaaaatagaGACCATACAACATAGTATCAGAATAGGATACGATTGATTACACAGGCCGACGTTTTTGACGTcatgaaaaatgttttaagttcAAAATGTGTCCTATAGTAATTTGGGGGTGCCGATCATGATCCTGTACTTATGTTGATATAATTCAAAGTAACCGCATTTACAGTATTTTATTAAATAGTATACTTTGAATATGTTTCCAAAATGGGTACAATTTTAACTAAAAAGTAAGCTATAGAGATTCAAagaatttttcgttttttgttaatttaatagaataaaataaaatctctTACAATTGAAGTAATGTTTGCGATCAAGGGCTATTTTTCTTCAACAGGATATTCCAAAATCtgttaaaaatgtagaaaataaattattcaaCTTTctatagtatacttttaggtgTATTTTCCAACCCCAGATGGGCAAAAACCGAGTTCATATTCAGAATCAGTGTACCCGAATTAGTTAGGGTCACCTctcaaattaaaaatcatgTCGGTCTGGAATTGAAAACCTAAATAATtctaaaatttgataaaactTAAAGCAGTTTAGCTGTCGTTTCATGTTTATCTACTAAAGTTTACTAACTTAACTTGTGTTGATTACGATTTTAGCCTCAAATATTATGTAGCAGCATTAATTAGAAAAATACCGAAACCGTCTTAAATTTACCAGAGTAACACCTGAAATAAGTTGTGCGTAAAGTCACCGTATGAACGACAATTTTTGGTGATAACTTCATAAGACAACACTCGGTTAAAGTTCACTTTGCCTACTTGGACCCGAAACACCATCTATTGTATGTTGTTACTTCGCTGATTCGGACACCATGAATTAACGAAAACACGGGAAAGACATTTATGAAAAACATATGAATTCAGTAGCAAATTCCTCAAATATTTTGGGATGGATTCTACTTAAACAGTTTCAAAATAGTTGTGACGGCAAAAAGCTAATAAGCGTACTAAATCTAATCTCATGAAGTCCTGTAAATAATTctattcaaaatttcttataaaaGTCGGTACTCTGCACAGGCGTTTGTATCAGTTTTCGACAGATTCGGATTAAGCAAAGCTATGTTAAATATGAAGTAGCCTGAAGTAGTCATGGCATTTTGGGATGTCATTTCTTTCAtcaaaatattacaaattttgCTAATTAGCTAGCTAACTAAAAAGTAAGCTATAGAGATTCAAAGAATTATCTTGGTTTATccaataaaaatttgttcCAAATGCTCCACAAACAAATTCATGAgaaattttaagaaaacaaaacaaaaataaattctttatGTGTAGAATTTCAGAACCCTTAATGAAGTATCAAGAGAGACGAGTGGTTCCTTCTCTGTTGCACCAACATGATCAAATGCAACGGGACTCTTTTTCGTACATTCGAGATGGTGTCATCGATTTCTAAGACGCTATCACGTCAAAAACATTAACAACTTTAAGTCGATTATAAGTATTATTATATTCGTTCTTTATAACGTTGTATTGTTTGTTTCTCTAACACCAAAATAGATGAAATGACAGCTAAAGTTATTGGAAACTTTATTAGAAAGACTAATCCATATTGAGGATATATTACATAACAAAGTGTAGGTGGGGGACTATTAAAAATAGGGAGGGACTAATATAAAGAAACAATTCTTTGTAAATATATTGTAAAGTTTTCTCTCTAGATCTAAAAGACTTTATTTTAGGAAAGTTCAACTCCAAAGATCCCCTAAAATTCAATTGATACTATactatttatattatttcgtTTAAAACTTTAGATATTACTTTTCACTGCATGGACTATTCGTTAGTCTACAATTTAAAGCACCGAGACATGCCCCCTTTagtttgatttgatttgatttgagttgatgatgacgatgatgat from Drosophila willistoni isolate 14030-0811.24 unplaced genomic scaffold, UCI_dwil_1.1 Seg143.1, whole genome shotgun sequence encodes the following:
- the LOC6648380 gene encoding serine/threonine-protein kinase pakB — its product is MPVNSGATVSGILTQNSSNNNPQATATATTTTTATPYDNQQIETNPWKKRLVEYDTGSGNDLVGYHLQLDAPVSRGGSSSSFINDLFAYDNTLLVPSASYPSAPSIDDSTGESWQTGELLELDHRYNSGLQTSSTSSSSSLNASLPALPVAATPVTPPPLASQTTSTTSTTNPSSSQIQVQASSQNQSFLVPQKQMPSGRRRISLNSMATTATSESEPDFEDKNLSWLLNFKFDEFPHLSPDVGRVHGHHHHPNANVTDITTNAGIGTQPNSTSPCSSNSPTSVSVSASSCGSMIEQQQHQRPRSPKSCSSLAQNTSLGLVGGVSNTNGGGCGGGGGGAGAVGGCAAVVVTNKTGRKFEELVMEVTSELDGNDMIVAEHVVVEDTTSKAPKKPPFTYTELIEYALEDKGELTVSGIYQWISDRFPYYKSNDDRWKNSVRHNLSINPHFRKGVKAPQGAGHLWAISSGDSAENVLAWEHKKQRLDLFFKMESINRERMQQQQQQQQQQQQQQQQQQLQHQQHQQQQQQICNSPQNTTQSTSSNCIYDEGNVAAAALTQEMLQQHGESSPTATATAATHHQQQQQHQQQQQQQHQHQQQHQRLLPFNDLLSDEELRKTAGQILNGIHREVEVQSVNSIISTYQDVLLDNEDYLNPIHKDVVVTESVLRQQQHNQQQHHSHHHQQQHQQQQQQQQHLGLNHHSQYYITEIDPMELGIQMSQHQMEPSEEEVLFSDEFNLNYFGYNPGSDIVA